A window of the Haloquadratum walsbyi C23 genome harbors these coding sequences:
- a CDS encoding DNA topoisomerase I — MSQGPELIITEKDNAARRIADILSGDSATADREQGVNVYKWGGKRCIGLSGHVVAVDFPQEYSDWRDVEPIELIDAPIEKNPTKQNIVTTLKKLARRARRVIIATDYDREGELIGKEAYELVRRVNESTPIDRVRFSSITEESVTTAFENPDDLDFNLAAAGEARQVIDLVWGAALTRYLSLSAGQLGSDFISVGRVQGPTLKLIVDREREIEAFDPEDYWELFVDLTQADKPIEVSTDDTTAGFEAQYFYHADDGTEAERITEESTAKTVFETLESASIAHVDSVKRRTRTDEPPAPFNTTQFISAAGSIGYAAQRAMDIAEDLYTAGYITYPRTDNTVYPDDLDPRELIEALTNGSRFGSDARDVLDQETLSPTTGDEETTDHPPIHPTDELPKPSELDDDKWEVYELIVRHFLATVSNPATWEHLRIVAIVDDAYSIKSNGRRLLNPGYHAVYPYSNATESLIPDIEDGETLRLIDSRIEAKQTQPPRRYGQSRLIETMESMGIGTKSSRHNVIQKLYNRGYIESDPPRPTQLARAVVEAAEEFAELIVSEEMTAQLETDMQAIAEGEETLESVTSASRSILTDVFKKLMNTDAEIGDHLQRSMKADKTIGPCPQCEGDLITRKSQAGSHFIGCDSYPDCEYTLPLPSTGKPHILETVCDVHNLQQIKMLAGKRSFVHGCPLCEAEAADEQADRVIGTCPECNTHADGELAIKRLRSGSRLVGCTRYPDCEYSLPLPRQGEIDVTDNICDEHALPALQILEADENTTKDKTTKESDDIWELGCPICNYREYQSDQTDSSTLESVHGIGAKTAEKLKDAGVDTVSALKSAEANTLADRVDGVSVDRLRKWQSTAD, encoded by the coding sequence ATGAGCCAGGGACCAGAACTCATTATCACCGAGAAAGATAACGCCGCGCGGCGGATTGCTGATATCCTGAGTGGTGACTCAGCAACAGCAGACCGCGAGCAGGGTGTTAATGTGTATAAATGGGGTGGGAAACGCTGCATCGGTCTTTCTGGACATGTCGTTGCTGTCGATTTCCCACAAGAATATAGTGATTGGCGTGATGTTGAGCCTATCGAACTTATTGATGCGCCAATTGAAAAAAACCCAACGAAACAAAATATCGTGACGACATTGAAAAAACTCGCTCGGCGGGCACGCCGTGTGATTATTGCGACTGATTATGACCGAGAGGGTGAGTTGATTGGAAAAGAAGCATATGAGCTTGTTCGCAGAGTGAATGAGTCAACTCCAATAGATCGCGTTCGATTTTCATCAATCACCGAAGAGTCCGTTACGACAGCATTTGAAAATCCAGACGACCTCGATTTTAATCTTGCAGCAGCAGGTGAGGCTCGACAGGTAATTGATCTCGTATGGGGAGCTGCATTGACTCGATATCTATCCTTGTCAGCAGGGCAACTTGGGAGTGATTTCATCTCTGTCGGTCGGGTTCAAGGACCAACACTGAAATTGATTGTTGATCGCGAACGCGAGATTGAGGCGTTTGATCCTGAGGACTACTGGGAATTGTTTGTTGACCTCACGCAAGCAGACAAACCTATTGAGGTGAGCACAGACGATACTACAGCAGGATTTGAAGCACAGTACTTCTATCATGCAGATGATGGAACTGAAGCTGAACGAATCACTGAGGAATCAACTGCAAAAACGGTATTCGAAACATTAGAATCAGCTTCTATTGCTCACGTCGACTCGGTGAAGCGCCGGACACGAACCGATGAACCGCCCGCACCGTTCAATACAACACAGTTCATCAGTGCAGCAGGATCAATTGGGTACGCCGCGCAGCGGGCGATGGATATTGCAGAGGACCTCTACACGGCTGGATACATCACATATCCACGAACTGACAATACCGTCTATCCCGATGACCTTGATCCTCGAGAGCTTATTGAAGCACTCACAAATGGATCTCGATTCGGATCAGATGCACGTGATGTCCTTGATCAGGAAACACTCTCACCGACGACTGGTGATGAAGAGACGACCGATCACCCACCAATCCATCCAACCGATGAACTTCCTAAGCCCTCAGAATTAGACGATGATAAATGGGAAGTGTATGAACTCATTGTTAGGCACTTTCTTGCTACTGTCTCTAATCCAGCAACATGGGAACATCTGCGTATCGTTGCTATTGTCGATGACGCTTATTCAATAAAATCCAACGGACGACGGCTACTGAATCCTGGATATCACGCCGTATATCCATACTCAAACGCAACGGAATCACTTATTCCGGATATCGAAGATGGCGAAACGCTTAGATTGATTGATTCGCGAATCGAGGCAAAGCAAACCCAACCGCCGCGACGGTACGGCCAGTCTCGACTCATCGAAACAATGGAGTCAATGGGGATTGGGACAAAATCAAGTCGACACAACGTCATTCAGAAACTTTACAATCGAGGATACATCGAAAGCGACCCGCCACGACCGACACAACTCGCACGAGCCGTTGTTGAGGCTGCTGAAGAGTTTGCAGAATTAATCGTTAGTGAGGAAATGACGGCTCAATTGGAGACAGATATGCAGGCAATCGCAGAGGGTGAGGAAACACTTGAGTCAGTAACTTCTGCGTCACGCTCGATACTCACGGATGTATTCAAAAAATTAATGAACACAGATGCTGAAATCGGCGATCATCTTCAGCGGTCGATGAAGGCAGATAAGACGATTGGACCATGTCCACAGTGTGAAGGCGATCTTATTACCCGAAAGAGTCAGGCTGGGTCACACTTCATTGGATGTGATAGCTATCCTGATTGTGAATACACGCTCCCATTACCCTCGACTGGAAAGCCACACATACTTGAGACGGTGTGTGACGTACACAATCTTCAGCAGATAAAAATGCTTGCTGGAAAGCGCAGTTTCGTCCATGGCTGTCCGCTGTGTGAGGCTGAAGCAGCGGATGAACAAGCTGATCGTGTGATTGGCACCTGCCCAGAATGCAACACCCATGCTGATGGTGAACTTGCAATCAAACGTTTGCGGTCTGGGTCACGACTTGTTGGGTGCACTCGATATCCAGACTGTGAGTATTCATTGCCCCTTCCACGACAAGGAGAGATTGACGTTACAGATAATATATGTGATGAACACGCGTTACCTGCATTACAGATACTTGAGGCAGACGAGAACACGACAAAAGACAAGACCACCAAAGAGAGTGATGATATCTGGGAACTCGGCTGTCCAATCTGTAACTATCGGGAGTATCAATCTGATCAGACCGACAGCTCAACGCTTGAAAGCGTTCATGGGATTGGTGCAAAGACAGCTGAAAAGCTAAAAGACGCTGGTGTTGATACTGTTTCTGCGCTTAAATCAGCAGAAGCAAACACGCTTGCTG